tgcaaaagtggtgtctctccgtctttaatcattgtttaaacatgattaaacaatcataatgtattaatattggatatcactgtattcgggaaagtctacagaatcttttgctgtaaagaacaattcaatatcttttataataacatcacaatatttgtttaaagttgaaaaatttttttttcaaagccatgtttctcaaaaactgtataggagaaaaattaagaacagattcggaatcagcgcgaagaACTCTATAAGatggacccaacagtatattgaaatcataaaaaaagttgaaatttgttgaacaGTGTAATATTGAAACTGAAACTATAGTTTTGATATCCACGAATGaatgtgttaaaaaatatttttgccgAATAAAATAGTCTTTTGAATTTATCAAATatagtaaaaacattttaataatttaattactaaATACtatagaaatacaaattttttaacataTCTTATTCTTGTTGTATTCGATACATTAAATGCCTACAGTAACTGTTGTTACGATTCTAGTAATTATAGTAAtaacaaaatttaattaagtGTCCTTCAaagtttttattaaataaaaataccatAGAAGAATACAGAggattattatttgtaattgaaCAGTGGTTCTTAATGTCTAAAACACAGTTATATCTACAAATTTAAACTATATACGATACATTTTATTTCTAACATGGCAAAACTATtatatgatttcatttgtttaagTACATATTAATGCATAGGTATGCATTAATGTACACAATTCAATCATTAACAGAATACTCGATCGTACATTTACAagtattgttaaatttatataaaaattgatattagtAATCGCAAAGCGACCGGAAACGATTTTCAATGTTACGCTAAGCATAAATTATATCAATGCGGAAATAGAGCGGTTATCATTCTACGCTGCTAATTATAATTTTCGTAGTCGTAGATATCATCGCTTGTAACAATCTTATTATAGTTATCTCGGTAAAATAACGGTATGAATGATAGATATATTATACACATACACATTTGATATAATGTAAAAATGTTCTATGAAAATGCTTAAAACAAAACACGAATGAATTCGGAAGACTATACAATAACAAAATAAATCATTAAGTAAAtcataattaattattagactgcggatctttattcatttGTAGGAAAAtggagtagatgaaatttaaaattgtaggaaaattttgaaaattgttaatgtcaatatatgatttctcatctattaaaattatttagggAGGAAATAGCATTAGAATAGATTTGGTTtctattgcataaagatccgcagcccagggccggccatctggggggtgcggcggatgctatgcaccggggccccgcgattgagagggccccaacacgatcaagaactaaaataatgtaattattctgaagtaattaatgtattagcaaaaacaaaatcacgcattaaaCAAACATGCATTGGTAATATACAgcgtgagtccgaagaaacagaacacgtAAATGtctacgttacttttcgttgtacaaaaaaacttctcagGGCAAAGTTACACTTTttaaagggccacatgtaacggtgtaagggaaaaaattttcgaggtcattttttaatgagattttaaggtcatcgatattttttttaatcgaatgaggtattttgtaatacatcaaacgatgcaactggacattcgttataaaaaagtactaacctatgtatgtcgaaaagttagtagttcaggagatatttcaatttaaataactctaaaacatcattactgtagtactaattgtaagacgttacacaagtaagcaaacgctaacatcaatttcaatatcaatgtcaatttttcaatttcaacttcaattttaatatcaactcttcaacttcattttcaacttcaatttttcaatttcaactcttcaatttacaccagcaagtaaacgctaacgttttagtacgacagtaatggtgttttagagttatttaaattgaaatatctcctgaactactaacttttcgacatacatgggttagtacttttttataacgaatgtccagctgcatcgattgatgtattaaaaaatacctcattccatttaaaaatgaccttgaaaatttgttCCCTTACGTCGTTACATGAGGCCCTTCAAACTagttcaaacagtgtaactttgtcctaagaagtttttttgtacaacgaaaagtaacggagatatttaggtgttctgtttcttcggactcaccctgtatgttcgtgtttgtacatttttttttactgtACAAAAAATGTAGggccccaaatggtttcttgcacccaggcTCCTTCatagagaaggccggccctgCCACAgcctatttattataattataacgcATTGGAGCTTGAATTCTTTTCAAAGTTGTCGACCGATTtagtaaaataatatattatacaacTGTAATGTGTACAATTGCAGAAAGTATGTGTTCGTCGACTATGTAAATCAGAGGACTAGCATAATCTATTTTTTTAGATTTGTATCAGCGACAATCAGCGTATCCGGATACGCTGCAGAGATCACGGATCGGAGAAACGGTAGCATCGGGATCGTTCGATGAGCTAATATTCGAGCGTAAGGACTGCGCAATCTTATTTTTCATCGGGGCCAGAATAACCCGAGCAAGCCGGCTCCGAGGATGCAGTCTCCAATCTGAAAATATATTGCAGAAATATACCATGTTAACAACGTTGCCGCGCAGACAACGGCAGAATGTGTCGGCACGGCGACTGGATATCCGTGACAGGAGAGAGTAAATCTGAAGCGGTAGCCGACTGTTGCCCGATCGTGGATCGCTTCGACGCTGACACGGATAAGTGAAATGAAATTCATCGATTTTCGAAGACGAGACAGCTCGAGTTCTAATCAGAAAGTTATGCAGAAATTGGACGGGCGACCTATAACTTTTGTTCTTCGCTCGGGAAACACCGAACTGCTCTAGCTACCACAAGAAAATACTCTTTGGCatggtttatattttatatattaacactaaacctaccactgccagtCAAATAACCGatcttagatttttaattttataattattgaaacgatgacgttgcttacagggaaattgatttcgatgaaattgcacaaaatctaaataaatagagtcttgtcatttttatcagatgGAAcagattttaatcgctttcaatGTTCGGTAGGTTTAGAGTTAACACTAAACGTGCCGAGCACAAAATGTAACCGATATtcgttgttttataaaaattacaagaatgAATTTATGTATTTCGATTGCTCGTAATCTTTATAAACAACATGTGCTTGTATCAAGAAATTTATTTAGTCATTTCTAATTGAAATATctttgtaattttaataattatgaaataaaaaattcgaaactgcATGACTGGTCGTACAAGTACGATTCATGTTAAGGATAATAATATTCACGTATGTTGTTCCGTATATTACTATACTGCgggtttttatgcgaaataaaaattgttgaaattcaTTCTTTACCCATGTTGGTTCATGCATCAAGTATGTACATCAttaatagactacggatttaatgcatttatcacaaaaatcggGTGAATAAAATTTCAGACAGTAAAAAATTCAAAGAGTTTAAGAACTCTATTTCTTTCCAGcttacaaattattttatagaccgaaagagagaaatatttttattttgcggagTGAAGCGAAGACATTTTTTACAAAGAATATGAGAAATACCAAAGaatttcttacaatttttatatttgaatGTATTGCAATTATAATCCGCAGATTACGCACGACCTCGGGTAATGATGAATTTATTATCAAGGCTTATTGCTTATGTGAAATATTTGATAACTATATCTGTAAACAGATTATAGCATTTAACGTAACATTCCCTCCTCGACGATGTGAACGTAAAACGGGTGATCACGATGAGTGAGAGTGAGTAAAAGGATCGTAATCGCGATCGTTATCCTAGAAGTGAAGCACGTGCGAGAATGAAAGTCCTTGTGGGAAACGGTAtgcgtgaaacgaagaatcgagagGTTTTATTAAAAGCCAATTCCGAGCATCTTGTAACGTGTATTACCCCCGTGAAGATGGCAAACATATTTGAATGATGAAAcgaatacataattaaatttcAAACCGTTTAATTGCAactagggattgcaataccggtattcggtatttttttaaacgttgTACCGGTATGTATACCTGtattaacaaaaacacagttgtttaatagaaaaaaacattaactaatttattgaattcatacttttgaaatgtgaTTGTAAAAAACATAATGCATCTATAGATGCAACACACTTCAATATTGAACTGTGATTAAGCCTTGAACGTATTTTTCTGCACAAATTTCCTGCAGTTGAAAATGCTCTTTCCGCATCCACGCTGGTTGGTGGTACTGTTAATAAATGAGCGATATGCTTTCTCTAAATATTTGCCTCGATGTCCTTCATCTTCTAACAACTCGGTCTCTCGTCTGACGGTTTTGGATAAAtctattttttgtattattgttcgtggcaatttttttatttatagctaATTGTAATTTCTTCTCGGGAGACAATTCTTTTTCCATATTAACATCAACATCATCTTCAACAAATTCTTCTGGATAGGTTTGTGTTTGGCTTTCAGAAATGTTTCTGTGGAAATTGACGACGAACTTAATTAAATTTGACTTTGTTAgcttcttttcttcctttccgtttccttttttaaagtctttataattatgtaaatactacccaaccagcacagatacagctcaaagatggcagaaagatgtctgccgctagacattcagatgtctgaaagatgtctgcgaatgtctccggaaagtctctacaggggctccggaaggtcgtttgttacaaattTGCCTGTCTTAAAGTGGTCTTTAGAACGACTGTTAGTCGTGTTTCAGGCATTGTAGAGACATGTTCCACGACTCTGTCGggcatcttttaggcgactttcagatgtctcttgagcttgttagagagacgtatttatgcgaaaagggagtgggagggaaaaatcaatttacgataatattttaaagtaaacgaacaaatagtttattataataatatatgtactatattttataatgtatattttaatattatttactatattataatattatatctgtagttgtcaggcagaacgccacatgtcacatatacttttttctggtaaatacgtaaatcatagtatttacataattataaagactttaaaaaaggaaacggaaaggaagaaaagaagcTAACAAAGTCAAATTTAATTAAGTTCGTCGTCAATTTCCACAGAAACATTTCTGAAAGCCAAACACAAACCTATCCAGAAGAATTTGTTGAAGATGATGTTGATGTTAATATGGAAAAAGAATTGTCTCCCGAGAAGAAATTACAATtagctataaataaaaaaattgccacgaacaataatacaaaaaatagaTTTATCCAAAACCGTCAGACGAGAGACCGAGTTGTTAGAAGATGAAGGACATCGAGGCAAAATATTTAGAGAAAGCATATCGCTCATTTATTAACAGTACCACCAACCAGCGTGGATGCGGAAAGAGCATTTTCAACTGCAGGAAACTTTCGAATTTTCTTAATTATAGGAAGCAATCCTTGGTAAGTTAATTTTCGTCCTCGTTACCATTATCTTCGTCATATTCAAATGAGgtactttcaacaattgtattattattttcttcattgtcacTCTCTTCGAAATCAAAATCAGAAGTTTCTAAATCCAGATTTCAGCGGCGAACGTGTATTTCAAATAAGAGTAGATGccccaaaaaaatatttattatttattgctaaTACCGAAAATACCGGTAGTTTACCTTAGCAAATACCGGTTTCACGAAATTGCAAAATAGAACGAAATACCGGTATTCGGTACcggtattgcaatccctaatTGCAACCAAAcgattttatagaatacagagaTTCGCGAAGTTCATCTTTTGTATACGCGTTTTATCATTGTACAACAAAATGTATATAACCACAAACGCATTTCTagtatacatgaaagtaagagTTGCAATGaatagaatttattatttaatatattgttaatGGATTAAAATGTTGCCAACATCCTGCGCGCGTCACGCTGAATACATGAAAGGATCAATCtttgaaacaaaaatttaataattcttgaaagaaaaggaatttattacaatatttaaaatgaatcgATTGAATATTGTTCCAATCGAAAGTAGTTtcagcaaaattgtttatattattttactaACATAGTAGCATGATTTATTATGGATGTCAAACTTCCTTACTAAAGAAAATTTGTGACGAacattaatttagcaattaggAAATCTGATAAAAAGTGTAATGGctacacagcggatctttatgcaaaatattctaCCTGCATTGTAACAAAGTGGAgtgaattagaaatttatttttttcaaaacatgtttaataggttgaaaacaatataacagtcgttttaaattcttctaatgttttcactattttaatttttctcataagtgcataaaatccgctgtctatataGTAATGGCTATTATAGAAACTACATAAAAATAAACTagtgtaaatttaaccgtttaTGTACAGGAACAAACTTTGACTAGatactataaattttatctgaaaaaatgtgtgaaaatgaaaatgcaatagaaaataatttcaaataaaccGCCACATTTAGTCGCTcaaaacaagtatttcatcaatGTAAATAGTGCTTCTCAAACGACGCTAGTAAAATACTATGTAGAACTATCTAAATATAGTTCAAATAATTATAAAGGTATTACACTTTTTAATATATATGTTGTAATACTAATACTAAAATTGTATATGCGCTTTCTTCGTCTCGGAAAAGGAGACACATATTCACCGGTAAGGTTATGGACTCACTGTGCAAAATATACATAATCTCTCAATGGTGATTCGTATCACACACATTAATAGAGTATCAGCTGGCTTTATAGGATGTTAAAAATCCTGAAATTATTCTGATAACGTATATACATTTAAAATACTTCATTAACTAAATATTCAACagattctaatgcatacattacGTACGATCATATTATACTTATGTAGTTTGTTTGTCATATGTTAAtcataaaatattctttttcaGTAATGAACAGTTACATAATAATGAtatgttcttttattttttacaacggCAGACGAATTGTAATCGGAAAACAAGAAATCTAAAACCATGTCGATGTTAGCGCGCATGCGTTTTATAAATGGTGGGGGGATTCTTCAGGGAAAAATATTCCATAATTTTAGTGAAAGAGGAATATCTGCTCCTGCTTTGAAAAGAAGCAAAATGGTACGTTTTTTATTGTGAATTTAGAGAAGACATACACGTTGAAAATAGTTTATTAGATAAAGAACAAAGTATTTAATTTATTGTGTGTTTAAACgtaaaaaaattactttttacaaattgtttaacgttaaatatttttgtgtttaaattattattatgattGTTATCGTTGATACTTGATAAATGTTCATCGTTTACGATAGAAAAATGATATGTGAAATAATATCGTGTGTTTCGACACAATTGCGTGCTGTTTGGGCGTAACAAGTGGTTGAAATTCTATGTTGCTTATTACCCGAATTATCCTGTTCGTATTGTATAAAAACAATCAAACTTAGACGAAAGTCATAACGGATTTCTTTAATGTATTTGTGGAAAATCGAGATAATGAATACTTATGAAATAATGTTCATTTTTTCGTATCATATGTTACACACTGAAGGACGATCGAACTAAATATTTCCTCTGATCGTGTTGATAAAGTTTTCCCGTCACCATGATCCTTGAACAAAGTTTCCTCGTACCTTTTTTTAAACACTATCCACTGACACTCGTTAAGAAATGATGTTTCTTTTTGTaacttaattttttaataatctatTATTGTTTAGGGAAAACTCActgaagaagaaagagaaaaaaatttaaaaccatTATTGACTAATGGTTGGTCTGTTCAAGCAGATAGGGATGCCATTTACAAggagtttttatttaaaaatttcaatcagGTTTGtcgtaaaataatattatatttaatattgctGAGAACAGTTACTATTAtggaattattatattatttgtacAATTTCATTGGTAGGCTTTCGGATTTATGACTAGAGTGGCAATGCAAGCAGAAAAAATGGATCATCATCCAGAATGGTTTAATGTTTACAATGAAGTGAATATCACTCTCTCCTCCCATGATGTGAATGGTTTATCACAAAGGGATGTTAAACTTGCAACATTTATTGATAATGTTGCTAAATTGGATCAAAATTAAAacttatataataattaatatccgCAAGCTTGTGTAAGTCATGTTTCTTTACTTAAATCTACCTATTGAATGTTTCACACTTGTTgaagatgtattatgtaataaattctatttgtGTTTCATAATGTGTTTTTAAATAGTACAGTATGAGATTTAGAgagatatataatttatttttgtatattttacatGATATTAAATTATGGAGTCCTAAATTATCCTAAATAAAGCagataatgaaaattactgtggGTCTCATTCTTCCGAGGTCTTTACTTCCGGGGAATTCTCCTTTCCAATTGCCCAGAAATTCTTAATAGACTTTGAAACACCTGGGCCACTATTTATCAGTACGAGTAAACCTGCCAAAGTAGCTGCAGAAAGCAAAATCAATGTAACATGTAAGACCTTTGGTAGTATTGTTCCGACAACACTGGGACGAGCGTAGTCTACGATAATAGCCTCCAGACCCCTATTTAACAATATTTAAGTAATTATTAAAGTTATCAGAAAAGTGTTTGAACTATGTGTGTAAAGCAAAACTATACAATGTGTTATTTACCAATGAGTATGCATAACAATTAAAAGAGACATAGCTCCATCAAGGACTGCATTTTCTGTTATTAAAGCAGCAGGAATTACGAAGGGCAGTGCCAGAGCCACAGCTCTTTCCATAACCCACAGTCGTACATGATCACCTGTGGGTGTGGCTGCATTACGATTTTGTTGTAAGCCAATAGTTGTAGTCTTTGGAAACTACaagtgaaattaatatttattttcatattatattatatatatatatataccattGATGGCTGcgcatatttataaattaatcatGTTTTACTCACTAATTATACTCACATTCTACAAAAGTTTATTTACCTTTGCCAGAAAACGATTGCCACCGTTATTTAATGTATTAGAATTTAAACATCGATTTATACCAGATAAACTTGTTGATGTTCTAGTAAACTGAGGAGCTTTACATGAGTTTGAGAATACACTAGATTTTGAAAGAGATTCTGGAAATGTAaacataatataattaaaatttcataaaaataaaaaactaaaaataaagtaattttcaaaacttttaaaatacatcgaaaattagaattaacatttttattttacactattTTTCTCATATAATAATAAGTTAAATATTATTTGATATTTATTGAATGCTAATTTTATAGTAACGTGTAATGTTAGGTTAAATGAGAAGTATAAAAAGATCTTGCCAGTAtacaattatatacatatgaatTCTGGTAAGATTATGTAAACGAGAAGAGAGAGGATTTAAACatttccgcaaattataaatGTACTTACCTAATTGTCTAACCTTTCTGAAAATGTTTCCGCTAATTACCCTTTCGAAAATCATTTTGTTAATTCTCGGCTGCTGAATTTATCAAAATGAGTGCTTTTTTATGAAGGAACAATAAAGTTCCTACTAATTCTCGTGACAgaaaatttttacaattataGTCACATACAGGTAAAAATACGATTGCAAATGAATGTTTTGAGTATCGACTACATTGCACTATACCAAAGTCGATTATTCTCGAACGTCGaatcaattaatttaattttacaaatcGTATGTCgtatgatataaaaaatctacaTGTATTTCCTctctgtatgtacatatatttaaaataatacctacgctacatgtataaaaatttactttgtCAAGGTTCTAATACCTGCGTCACACTgaataaataacaaaaattttataattcttgaaagaaaaagaatttattacaatttaaaaaatgaataaatcgaaTATTGTTCCAATCGAAAGTAGTTtcagcaaaattgtttatattattttactaATATAGTATAGCATTATTTATTATGGATACATATCAAACTTCCTTACTAAAGTagctacagggtgtcccagaaagaGTGTAAGAAAACATAATGGGTGATTCTCGAGGTAATTCAAAGCACTTTATTCATTTGCCAATTCACGTCAAAACGCTTTGTTTGCGaacaattattaacgaaaaacacggaccaatcaaagcGCAGCTACAGTGGGCGGATTCCGGCTAGTCCAACGGCAACGCCACGTTCAAAGGAATCTGTTGCTGTCTGTCGCCGAGCCGAGAATTACCTTTATAATTTGCTGCTACAGAATTACCGTAGGAATCACCCATTTCTTTTTCCTACATGACTACAGTGGACTACAGTCAGTCTACTGCTGAGTCAGTAGTCAAGTACAGTCTtcctggaacaccctgtatgtatatacaGTAGAAACTTTGGTTGTTTGGAGCATTTGGGAGACACCGGCGGTGGACACTGGTGGACACGGACACCGGTCTAAATACAGTCTAAAGCACGTGTTGTCATTCGGGAATCCACGGGAATCTATTGACAATAATACGATTTTGGAAGTAATTGAAGAGCAACTATTTACGAATACTTGAGGTGATTTTCCAATCTTCAGGGCCCACCAAATATGATTTTCAGTAAATAATAGAATGTTTTATAAATGTGAAATAAACATTCGCtgcatttcaaatttaattattatttagataAACGATCATACCGGACATGGAGAAACAAAGTGACAACTCAGGCAATACTTCTCGTGGTAGATATGAAAAAGGCTTCAGAAAGAATAATCATTTCAGACACAATCGAGATTCACGCTATGGTATTTAGTAAAAtgtgaaatgaaatttatttaatatttactctATGAAAATGTATCTGACtttatattgtatacatttttcaagGGCATCAGAAAGATAGTTTTAGTAAGAAACCTTTCAAACGCAACTGGTCAAATACTCAGAATGatggaaaaaggaaaagattAGATGTCGGAAGACGACTAAAAGAACACGAAGTTGGTATCACAGAATTTATCGGCGATAAAGGATTTTTTGGCGTAATCAAAGAAAGATACACAGATTTCCATGTTAATGAAATTACCCTCGATGGAGAAATAGTTAAGTTGACTAATCAAGACATTCCAGAAGATCCGACAGAAAATCAGAATGTAGAAGACTTGAGGCACACAATATCAGATACAATATGGGATCAACTGCAAACACTAAAAAACTCAGAGTCCTCTCCTATAGAGATAGACGTAACAAATATAGATAAGGATCAACGTAGAGCGATTCATACAATTACCAAAAAGATAACAAATGTCATTAGTCAGACAATAGACAAAGACAATAAGAAGATTATGATGATTTTACCAGATAAACAGGACAATAGAATTAGTATGTTTCAAATAATTCTTGAAACATAGTTTctttaattgttttaatatattgcattctTTTACTAGATCGTTATTTACGGAGAGATAACCGGATAGATTGGAAAAAAAATGGTGAATATTGTTACTTTGTATTACACAAAGTGAATATGGATACAATGGATGCTTTAAATCAGTTAGCTATAAACTTACGTATGAAagcaaataatttcaattatgcTGGAACAAAAGATCGTAGAGCATGGACTAGTCAATGGGTTAGTTTGCGAAAGACCGAACCATCAGACATATTGAGAGCAGCAAAAAATGTACGTGGAGCATATGCGGGCAACTTTAAATTTATGAAAGAACAATTAAAACTAGGCCTACTCAGTGGCAATCATTTTAGGATTGCTATAAGGAATGTAAATGGAACAgatgaacaaattgaaaatacaatGGTTTCGTTGAGGGACAATGGTTTCATTAATTATTATGGTCTACAGAGGTTTGGTTCTGTGGTTGAAATTCCAACTCATGAAATAGGGAAAGCTTTACTTCAGAGTAATTATTCCTTTTAAATGTTATAAGTACTCTATCTTTTGAAACGCTTATTGAAATATTTCTCaatgtttattttttatttatgaaatatAGGTAAATGGGATGAAGCAATTGAATTAATTTTGAAACCTAGAGAAGGGGAACAAGATGTAGATTTAGCAGAAGCTAGAAGGATATATGCAACAACCAAAAATGCAGATGCTGCTTACAGGAACATTAAGAGATGCGATAAAATAGAGGCATCACTGTTGAAAGGTATTTGTATATCTGGCAGTAGTAATCCTCAAGGAGCCTT
This genomic stretch from Lasioglossum baleicum chromosome 4, iyLasBale1, whole genome shotgun sequence harbors:
- the Sdhd gene encoding succinate dehydrogenase, subunit D produces the protein MIFERVISGNIFRKVRQLESLSKSSVFSNSCKAPQFTRTSTSLSGINRCLNSNTLNNGGNRFLAKFPKTTTIGLQQNRNAATPTGDHVRLWVMERAVALALPFVIPAALITENAVLDGAMSLLIVMHTHWGLEAIIVDYARPSVVGTILPKVLHVTLILLSAATLAGLLVLINSGPGVSKSIKNFWAIGKENSPEVKTSEE
- the Pus7 gene encoding pseudouridine synthase 7, producing MEKQSDNSGNTSRGRYEKGFRKNNHFRHNRDSRYGHQKDSFSKKPFKRNWSNTQNDGKRKRLDVGRRLKEHEVGITEFIGDKGFFGVIKERYTDFHVNEITLDGEIVKLTNQDIPEDPTENQNVEDLRHTISDTIWDQLQTLKNSESSPIEIDVTNIDKDQRRAIHTITKKITNVISQTIDKDNKKIMMILPDKQDNRINRYLRRDNRIDWKKNGEYCYFVLHKVNMDTMDALNQLAINLRMKANNFNYAGTKDRRAWTSQWVSLRKTEPSDILRAAKNVRGAYAGNFKFMKEQLKLGLLSGNHFRIAIRNVNGTDEQIENTMVSLRDNGFINYYGLQRFGSVVEIPTHEIGKALLQSKWDEAIELILKPREGEQDVDLAEARRIYATTKNADAAYRNIKRCDKIEASLLKGICISGSSNPQGALDALPRNARLMYIHAYQSLVWNQMVSKRIKEFGKKPIVGDLVYESNSRQGDDENEELVLNENVVQTENNAVSDEKVNELRHETTNVGKEEEEVSEVSANATHSPIKEVTDATECCLKINENIEKDSTVNEKDEVEDSPNLPTVKILKEEDLPNYTLADVLMPQVGWKVTYPPYAKPWYDAVLAKDGLTTDLRQKNKKYSLGGAYRKILQIPTNLSWKIMHYKEKHSDLISCDIDEMRKLAAPKDNPEGQYKALIVEMSLKSSTYATMALREILKFDTSPQAQAAQSAACNAESENCDISKDQTQPEGGSCAQDNKSIDEEKNSEIKDEETTNPNVLKESKQADDKMECV
- the Pcd gene encoding pterin-4a-carbinolamine dehydratase produces the protein MSMLARMRFINGGGILQGKIFHNFSERGISAPALKRSKMGKLTEEEREKNLKPLLTNGWSVQADRDAIYKEFLFKNFNQAFGFMTRVAMQAEKMDHHPEWFNVYNEVNITLSSHDVNGLSQRDVKLATFIDNVAKLDQN